One Phycisphaerales bacterium genomic window carries:
- a CDS encoding GC-type dockerin domain-anchored protein, whose product MNTQKVLAAAAILAAAGTTFAQVSPGPFTPDATDDMESYPGGRVFLTSIFGGDVGVGGALSFASVDFGNWQDFRSPGGPIQPTSGTKFGTIFGFGSVDFDFTGIGGVSAFGFSASAAGVGADTITFFDMSGNQIGQFVDSDGYGPGDGSMINLRWTSTTEIGSVRVDGPETAFDDFGYAQGGLPARILLFSDSNGDFPARAAADNLGLNYDFIDGDYAALNAGLASGQYRFAIIHNPANNFAAGFDTELDAFVAAGNRVHFSFWNLDASPALQGTLGVDSAVDFTVPRPVFNNASHPSWGGAASPVTVEADDWNDNGDSLTGDEVVSTFDSTSGDGATVVSNENRTLANGFEYDSMVQPEVINLLEAQIAWVRTSTPPPPPPGSQVIQFQSGNDGHLAAAVSAAGIIPDLVLESDFPGLTAALNNPDFGVALVSNPCCFFDGGTPAAFADFIARGNRAHLSFWNMDAEPVLQDAFGVATAVDFFTPRSVFDNAGHPSWGSAASPVNPDTAPSPWNDNGDSMTADAGAEVVGTFDSTSGDGAIIVANGDATLFNGFDYDSMTDGQVRDLLENQLGWLGTGESCYADFDGDGSLTIFDFLAFQNAFDSGDSAADCDEDGILTLFDFLCFQNAFDAGCE is encoded by the coding sequence ATGAATACCCAGAAGGTTCTCGCCGCCGCCGCGATCCTCGCGGCCGCCGGCACCACGTTTGCCCAGGTTTCGCCCGGTCCGTTTACGCCCGACGCCACCGACGACATGGAGAGCTATCCCGGTGGTCGCGTCTTCCTGACCAGCATCTTCGGCGGCGACGTCGGCGTGGGCGGCGCCCTGAGCTTCGCCTCGGTCGACTTCGGCAACTGGCAGGACTTCCGCAGCCCCGGTGGCCCCATCCAGCCCACCAGCGGCACCAAGTTCGGCACCATCTTCGGTTTCGGCTCGGTCGACTTTGACTTCACCGGCATCGGTGGCGTCAGCGCCTTTGGCTTCTCGGCCAGCGCTGCCGGCGTCGGCGCCGACACCATTACCTTCTTCGACATGAGCGGCAACCAGATCGGTCAGTTCGTCGACTCCGATGGCTACGGCCCCGGCGACGGCAGCATGATCAACCTACGCTGGACGTCCACCACCGAGATCGGCTCGGTACGCGTCGACGGTCCCGAAACCGCGTTTGATGACTTCGGCTACGCCCAAGGCGGCCTGCCGGCCCGCATCCTGCTGTTCAGCGACAGCAACGGCGACTTCCCGGCTCGGGCCGCCGCCGACAACCTGGGCCTGAACTACGACTTCATCGACGGCGACTACGCCGCCCTGAACGCCGGCCTGGCCAGCGGTCAGTACCGCTTTGCCATCATCCACAACCCGGCCAACAACTTCGCGGCTGGCTTCGATACCGAGCTTGACGCCTTCGTCGCCGCGGGTAACCGCGTGCACTTCTCGTTCTGGAACCTGGACGCCAGCCCGGCCTTACAAGGCACCCTCGGCGTCGACAGCGCGGTCGACTTCACCGTGCCGCGTCCGGTCTTCAACAACGCCAGCCACCCCTCGTGGGGCGGCGCCGCCAGCCCGGTCACGGTCGAGGCCGATGACTGGAACGATAACGGCGACAGCCTGACCGGCGACGAGGTCGTGTCGACTTTCGACAGCACCTCGGGCGATGGCGCCACCGTCGTCAGCAACGAGAACCGCACCCTGGCCAACGGCTTCGAGTACGACTCGATGGTCCAGCCCGAGGTGATCAACCTGCTCGAAGCCCAGATCGCCTGGGTGCGCACCAGCACACCTCCGCCCCCGCCCCCCGGCAGCCAGGTCATCCAGTTCCAGTCCGGCAACGACGGCCACCTGGCCGCCGCCGTCAGCGCTGCTGGCATCATCCCGGACCTGGTCCTCGAGAGCGACTTCCCGGGCCTGACCGCTGCCCTGAACAACCCCGACTTCGGCGTTGCCCTGGTCAGCAACCCCTGCTGCTTCTTCGACGGTGGCACGCCCGCCGCCTTCGCCGACTTCATCGCTCGCGGCAACCGCGCCCATCTGTCCTTCTGGAACATGGACGCCGAGCCCGTGCTGCAAGACGCCTTCGGCGTCGCGACGGCCGTCGACTTCTTCACGCCGCGCTCGGTCTTCGACAACGCCGGCCACCCGTCGTGGGGCAGCGCCGCCAGCCCGGTCAACCCGGACACGGCTCCCAGCCCGTGGAACGACAACGGCGACAGCATGACCGCTGACGCCGGCGCCGAAGTGGTCGGTACCTTCGACTCCACCTCGGGCGATGGCGCCATCATCGTCGCCAACGGCGATGCCACCCTCTTCAACGGCTTCGACTATGACTCGATGACCGACGGCCAAGTCCGTGACCTGCTCGAGAACCAACTCGGCTGGCTCGGCACCGGTGAGTCGTGCTACGCCGACTTCGACGGCGACGGCAGCCTGACCATCTTCGACTTCCTGGCGTTCCAGAACGCCTTCGACAGTGGAGACTCGGCTGCCGACTGCGATGAGGACGGCATCCTCACGCTCTTCGACTTCCTCTGCTTCCAGAACGCCTTCGACGCCGGCTGCGAGTAA
- a CDS encoding beta-ketoacyl-[acyl-carrier-protein] synthase family protein: MRGGRRVVVTGMGWITPLGCGLDDAWEAMMAGRSAAGAIAGFDAGAFATNFAAEVAGFELADHLGDLSGLHRSAGRGTAFALAAALAAWRQAGLEAGGVDPFRAGLYLGAGESSPDSAAFGRICIGSWDADQRVVDGARWAAAAAQLDLMREVEQEPQMALAHLSALLGLRGPAMNCMTACAASTQAIGEAAEVICRGDADVMVSGGCHSMIHPLGMTGFIRLTAMSTRNDEPAGASRPFDRTRDGFVMGEGAGVLVLEDLEHARARGATPLAEIAGYGSSADAYRITDIDPEGEGAWRAMGRALEQAGIDPSVDGDDGRPGVHYVSAHGTGTRENDGIETRAVKRLFGELAPRVPVSSVKSMLGHLIQAAGAVELIACIRAMQTGWLPPTINYLEPDEACDLDYVPNKARDVREQGGVRVCLSNSFGFGGQNDSVVVRRWDG; this comes from the coding sequence ATGCGAGGCGGACGGCGAGTGGTCGTGACCGGGATGGGCTGGATAACTCCCCTGGGGTGTGGCCTGGACGATGCCTGGGAAGCGATGATGGCCGGGCGGTCAGCCGCTGGGGCGATCGCTGGATTCGATGCCGGGGCATTCGCGACGAACTTCGCAGCCGAAGTTGCCGGCTTCGAGCTGGCCGACCATCTCGGGGACCTTTCCGGGCTTCATCGCTCTGCCGGTCGTGGAACCGCCTTTGCATTGGCGGCCGCCTTGGCGGCATGGCGTCAGGCGGGGCTGGAGGCGGGTGGGGTGGACCCGTTCCGTGCGGGGTTGTACTTGGGGGCAGGCGAGAGCAGCCCGGACAGTGCGGCCTTCGGACGGATCTGCATCGGTTCGTGGGATGCGGACCAGCGAGTGGTGGATGGAGCGCGGTGGGCGGCGGCGGCTGCACAGCTCGATCTGATGCGAGAGGTGGAGCAGGAACCACAGATGGCTCTGGCGCACCTCTCGGCATTGCTTGGCCTGCGCGGTCCGGCCATGAACTGCATGACGGCATGCGCGGCGAGCACGCAGGCCATCGGCGAGGCTGCCGAGGTGATCTGTCGCGGCGATGCCGACGTGATGGTCAGCGGCGGGTGCCACTCGATGATTCATCCGTTGGGGATGACCGGATTCATCCGCCTGACGGCGATGAGTACGCGAAACGACGAGCCGGCCGGGGCATCTCGCCCGTTCGATCGGACGCGTGATGGTTTCGTGATGGGCGAGGGCGCGGGCGTGCTCGTGCTCGAGGATCTGGAGCATGCGCGGGCGCGGGGCGCGACGCCCCTGGCCGAGATCGCCGGGTACGGATCGTCGGCGGACGCGTACCGCATTACGGACATCGATCCCGAAGGCGAGGGGGCCTGGCGTGCGATGGGGCGGGCGCTCGAGCAGGCAGGGATCGATCCGAGCGTAGATGGCGACGACGGACGGCCTGGCGTGCACTACGTGTCTGCACACGGCACCGGCACGCGCGAGAACGATGGCATCGAGACGCGGGCGGTGAAGCGGCTATTCGGCGAGCTCGCGCCGCGCGTGCCCGTGAGCAGCGTGAAAAGCATGCTGGGACACCTGATCCAGGCGGCGGGCGCGGTTGAGCTCATCGCGTGCATCCGCGCGATGCAGACGGGATGGCTGCCGCCGACGATTAATTACCTCGAGCCTGACGAGGCGTGCGACCTTGACTATGTGCCGAACAAGGCGCGCGATGTGCGCGAGCAGGGCGGTGTGCGGGTGTGCCTGTCGAACAGCTTTGGTTTCGGCGGGCAGAACGACTCGGTGGTCGTGCGGCGCTGGGACGGGTGA